A genomic window from Camelus ferus isolate YT-003-E chromosome 9, BCGSAC_Cfer_1.0, whole genome shotgun sequence includes:
- the WFDC1 gene encoding WAP four-disulfide core domain protein 1 isoform X1: MPLTSHRTGSSRRKVIWALCFLLLLLEAGSAKNIWKRALHARLAEKSRAEEAGGPRQPRADRCPPPPRSLPPGACQAARCQADSECPRHRRCCYNGCAYACLEAVPPPPVLDWLVQPKPRWLGGNGWLLDGPEEVLQAEACSTTEDGAEPLLCPSGYECHILSPGDVAEGIPNRGQCVKQRRPADGRFFRHKFYKEYPEGAFKNVAEPGKGQQRHFQ; the protein is encoded by the exons ATGCCTTTGACCAGCCACAGGACAGGCAGCAGCCGAAGGAAGGTCATCTGGGCTCTGtgcttcctgcttctgctccttgAAGCTGGTTCTGCCAAGAATATCTGGAAACGGGCATTGCATGCGAGGCTGGCAGAGAAGTCCCGA GCCGAGGAGGCAGGCGGCCCCCGGCAGCCCCGCGCAGACCGCTGCCCGCCGCCCCCGCGCTCGCTGCCCCCCGGCGCCTGCCAGGCCGCGCGCTGCCAGGCCGACTCCGAGTGCCCGCGGCACCGACGCTGCTGCTACAACGGCTGCGCCTACGCCTGCCTGGAGGCCGTGCCGCCCCCGCCAG TTTTAGACTGGCTAGTGCAGCCGAAACCTCGATGGCTTGGGGGCAACGGCTGGCTTCTGGATGGCCCGGAGGAGGTGTTGCAAG CAGAGGCCTGCAGCACCACAGAGGATGGGGCAGAGCCGCTCCTCTGCCCCTCGGGCTACGAGTGCCACATCCTGAGCCCAGGTGACGTGGCTGAGGGCATCCCCAACCGTGGGCAGTGTGTCAAGCAGCGCCGGCCAGCAG ATGGACGATTCTTCCGACACAAATTTTACAAAGAATATCCAG AGGGTGCCTTCAAGAATGTGGCCGAACCTGGGAAAGGACAACAGAGGCACTTTCAATAA
- the WFDC1 gene encoding WAP four-disulfide core domain protein 1 isoform X2 — protein MPLTSHRTGSSRRKVIWALCFLLLLLEAGSAKNIWKRALHARLAEKSRAEEAGGPRQPRADRCPPPPRSLPPGACQAARCQADSECPRHRRCCYNGCAYACLEAVPPPPAEACSTTEDGAEPLLCPSGYECHILSPGDVAEGIPNRGQCVKQRRPADGRFFRHKFYKEYPEGAFKNVAEPGKGQQRHFQ, from the exons ATGCCTTTGACCAGCCACAGGACAGGCAGCAGCCGAAGGAAGGTCATCTGGGCTCTGtgcttcctgcttctgctccttgAAGCTGGTTCTGCCAAGAATATCTGGAAACGGGCATTGCATGCGAGGCTGGCAGAGAAGTCCCGA GCCGAGGAGGCAGGCGGCCCCCGGCAGCCCCGCGCAGACCGCTGCCCGCCGCCCCCGCGCTCGCTGCCCCCCGGCGCCTGCCAGGCCGCGCGCTGCCAGGCCGACTCCGAGTGCCCGCGGCACCGACGCTGCTGCTACAACGGCTGCGCCTACGCCTGCCTGGAGGCCGTGCCGCCCCCGCCAG CAGAGGCCTGCAGCACCACAGAGGATGGGGCAGAGCCGCTCCTCTGCCCCTCGGGCTACGAGTGCCACATCCTGAGCCCAGGTGACGTGGCTGAGGGCATCCCCAACCGTGGGCAGTGTGTCAAGCAGCGCCGGCCAGCAG ATGGACGATTCTTCCGACACAAATTTTACAAAGAATATCCAG AGGGTGCCTTCAAGAATGTGGCCGAACCTGGGAAAGGACAACAGAGGCACTTTCAATAA